A single window of [Clostridium] hylemonae DSM 15053 DNA harbors:
- a CDS encoding 6-phosphofructokinase, with product MFRIGMLTSGGDCQALNAAMRGVVKGICSKIQNVEIYGFQEGYKGLIYSNFKMLTSKDFSGILTLGGTILGTSRQPFKMMRVPDEDGLDKVEAMKHTYHKLNLNCLVVLGGNGTHKTANMLREEGLNVITLPKTIDNDLWGTDMTFGFQSAVDIATDTIDRIHTTATSHSRVFIIEVMGHKVGWVTLHAGIAGGADIILLPEIPYDIDVVVDAINKRKDAGKRFTIIAVAEGAISKEDASLSKKELKAKQAKNSYPSVAYEISEKIQKKTDQEVRITVPGHTQRGGSPCAYDRVLATRLGAAAAEAIMDGDFGNMVAVRNNETVRVPLAEVAGKLKYVTPTSDIIKEAKLTGISFGDA from the coding sequence ATGTTTCGAATAGGAATGCTTACAAGCGGTGGAGACTGCCAGGCATTGAACGCCGCCATGCGCGGGGTGGTCAAAGGAATTTGTTCTAAGATACAGAATGTTGAGATTTATGGATTCCAGGAAGGTTATAAAGGTTTAATATATTCTAATTTTAAAATGCTGACTTCCAAAGATTTTTCAGGGATACTGACTTTGGGAGGAACGATTCTCGGGACGTCCAGGCAGCCGTTCAAGATGATGCGGGTGCCGGATGAGGACGGGCTTGATAAAGTAGAGGCCATGAAGCACACTTATCACAAGCTGAACCTGAACTGCCTTGTTGTGCTTGGCGGCAACGGGACTCATAAGACGGCAAATATGCTGCGCGAAGAAGGGCTCAATGTGATAACGCTTCCGAAGACGATCGACAACGACCTCTGGGGGACGGATATGACGTTCGGTTTCCAGAGTGCGGTCGACATTGCCACAGACACGATTGACCGGATACACACGACCGCAACTTCTCACAGCAGGGTGTTTATTATTGAAGTTATGGGCCATAAGGTAGGATGGGTCACGCTTCATGCAGGTATTGCGGGCGGTGCGGATATTATTCTGCTCCCTGAGATCCCGTATGATATTGATGTGGTAGTGGATGCGATCAATAAGAGGAAAGACGCCGGAAAGCGTTTTACGATCATTGCGGTAGCCGAGGGCGCCATATCAAAGGAAGATGCAAGCCTTTCCAAGAAGGAGCTTAAGGCTAAGCAGGCGAAGAATTCGTATCCTTCTGTGGCTTATGAGATTTCTGAGAAGATCCAGAAAAAGACAGACCAGGAGGTTCGTATTACGGTGCCGGGCCATACGCAGAGAGGCGGCTCACCGTGCGCGTATGACCGTGTGCTGGCGACGAGGCTTGGCGCTGCGGCGGCAGAGGCGATCATGGATGGAGATTTCGGCAACATGGTGGCGGTGAGGAATAATGAGACTGTCCGTGTTCCGCTGGCCGAGGTTGCAGGAAAACTAAAATATGTAACTCCGACAAGTGATATCATTAAAGAAGCAAAGCTTACAGGGATCAGTTTCGGGGATGCATAG
- the dnaX gene encoding DNA polymerase III subunit gamma/tau has protein sequence MSYMALYRKFRPDEFEDVKGQDAIVKTLKNQIKADRIGHAYLFCGTRGTGKTTVAKIFAKAVNCEHPVDGSPCGECAMCRTIASGTSMNVIEIDAASNNGVDNIREIREEVAYRPTEGRFKVYIIDEVHMLSIGAFNALLKTLEEPPEYVIFILATTEAHKIPITILSRCQRYDFKRISIETISGRLRELIEKEEWDVEEKAVRYIARMADGSMRDALSLLDQCAAFYIGERLTYDHVLEVLGAVDTEVFSRLLRELLDMDVHQVIETVEELVMQGRELSQLAADFTWYLRNLLLVKGSDNMEDVLDVSTENLIQLKEEAQMIDNDTLIRYIRIFSDLTNQLKFATQKRVLLEVTLIKLCRPAMETKPDTLLDRIRAIEKQLGQGLPAAEVKEKVVYVNADEAAQPAQKPKPQLPAALNEDVKAVAQDFRGIANEASPMLRNYLKRARLSAGEGNRLLIVLPDEVSAGVVGTEAHKAEVEQLIEDRIGKKVVLEVRFVETGRQFEDSFVDIEKLIHMDITVEDE, from the coding sequence ATGTCATACATGGCATTATACCGGAAGTTTCGTCCGGATGAATTTGAAGATGTTAAGGGGCAGGATGCAATAGTCAAGACGCTGAAAAACCAGATAAAAGCAGACCGTATCGGACATGCCTACTTGTTCTGCGGGACAAGAGGGACAGGGAAGACAACGGTTGCAAAAATATTTGCAAAAGCGGTAAACTGTGAGCATCCGGTTGACGGAAGCCCCTGCGGGGAATGTGCGATGTGCCGTACGATCGCCTCAGGGACTTCCATGAACGTGATAGAGATCGACGCCGCTTCCAACAACGGCGTGGACAATATCCGCGAGATACGGGAAGAAGTTGCATACAGGCCGACGGAGGGCCGCTTTAAAGTATACATTATCGATGAGGTCCATATGCTCTCCATCGGAGCGTTCAATGCACTGCTCAAGACGCTGGAGGAGCCGCCGGAATATGTGATCTTTATACTGGCTACTACCGAAGCGCATAAAATACCGATCACTATATTGAGCAGGTGCCAGCGCTATGATTTTAAACGGATCTCTATTGAGACCATATCCGGCCGGCTCCGGGAATTGATAGAAAAAGAAGAGTGGGATGTGGAAGAGAAGGCAGTGCGCTATATCGCAAGGATGGCGGACGGTTCCATGAGAGACGCGCTCAGTCTGCTTGACCAGTGCGCCGCGTTTTATATCGGGGAGAGGCTTACGTATGACCATGTGCTTGAGGTGCTGGGAGCTGTGGATACGGAGGTGTTCAGCCGTCTTCTCAGGGAGCTGCTTGACATGGACGTCCATCAGGTGATCGAGACGGTGGAAGAGCTCGTTATGCAGGGGAGAGAACTGTCGCAGCTGGCGGCCGATTTTACGTGGTATCTGAGGAACTTATTGCTTGTGAAAGGCTCCGACAATATGGAGGATGTACTCGATGTGTCTACCGAAAATCTCATTCAGCTCAAAGAAGAGGCACAGATGATTGACAACGACACATTAATCCGCTATATTAGAATTTTCTCGGACCTTACGAATCAGCTGAAGTTTGCGACTCAGAAGAGAGTGCTTCTTGAAGTTACGCTCATTAAATTATGCAGACCGGCTATGGAGACGAAGCCGGATACGCTTCTTGACCGTATCCGGGCAATAGAGAAGCAGCTGGGACAGGGGCTTCCGGCGGCGGAAGTGAAAGAAAAAGTAGTCTATGTAAATGCAGATGAAGCCGCACAGCCGGCGCAGAAGCCAAAACCGCAGCTTCCGGCGGCGCTGAATGAGGATGTAAAAGCAGTGGCACAGGATTTCCGCGGAATCGCAAACGAGGCGTCTCCCATGCTGCGCAACTATCTGAAACGGGCCAGGCTAAGCGCGGGCGAAGGCAACCGCCTTCTCATAGTGCTCCCCGATGAAGTGAGCGCGGGTGTAGTGGGAACCGAGGCGCACAAGGCAGAGGTGGAGCAGCTCATTGAGGACAGGATCGGGAAAAAGGTAGTGCTGGAAGTCCGGTTTGTTGAGACGGGACGCCAGTTTGAAGACAGCTTTGTGGACATAGAAAAGCTTATCCACATGGATATAACTGTAGAAGACGAATAA
- a CDS encoding YbaB/EbfC family nucleoid-associated protein → MAKKGGFPGGGMPGNMANLMKQAQKMQRQMEEQAKEMETKEFTASAGGGAVEVTVSGTRQVLKVKLDEEVVDPDDIEMLEDLIVAAVNEAIGKVEEESASAMSKLTGGGQMPGLF, encoded by the coding sequence ATGGCAAAAAAGGGTGGATTTCCGGGCGGAGGAATGCCTGGCAATATGGCCAATCTTATGAAGCAGGCACAGAAGATGCAGCGCCAGATGGAAGAGCAGGCAAAGGAAATGGAGACGAAGGAATTCACGGCTTCAGCCGGAGGCGGAGCTGTAGAAGTTACAGTATCCGGCACAAGGCAGGTGCTGAAGGTAAAACTGGATGAAGAAGTGGTGGACCCGGATGATATAGAGATGCTGGAAGACCTGATCGTGGCAGCAGTGAACGAAGCGATCGGGAAGGTGGAAGAAGAATCCGCATCTGCCATGTCCAAACTTACAGGCGGCGGACAGATGCCCGGATTATTCTAG
- the recR gene encoding recombination mediator RecR, with translation MDYYSNQISKLIEELSCLPGIGTKSASRLAFHLIHMPVEEVKRLADTMVEARENVRYCSECYTLTDQELCPICRNEARDHKTIMVVETTRDLAAYEKTGKYEGVYHVLHGAISPMLGIGPEDVKLKELMERLRKDVDEVIIATNSSLEGETTAMYISKLIKPTGIKVSRIASGVPVGGDLEYIDEVTLLRALEGRTEI, from the coding sequence ATGGATTACTACAGTAACCAGATCAGTAAACTAATTGAAGAACTGTCATGTCTGCCCGGCATAGGTACAAAGTCAGCGTCAAGGCTGGCTTTTCACTTGATACATATGCCGGTGGAAGAGGTGAAAAGACTTGCAGATACAATGGTGGAGGCCAGGGAGAATGTGCGCTACTGCTCCGAGTGCTATACACTGACAGACCAGGAACTCTGTCCGATCTGCAGGAATGAAGCCAGGGATCATAAGACGATCATGGTCGTGGAGACGACAAGAGACCTGGCTGCCTACGAAAAGACCGGAAAGTACGAAGGCGTATACCACGTACTGCACGGCGCCATCTCACCGATGCTTGGGATCGGTCCGGAGGACGTTAAGCTGAAAGAACTGATGGAACGTCTTCGCAAAGATGTCGACGAAGTGATAATCGCAACAAATTCCAGCCTGGAAGGCGAGACAACTGCCATGTACATCAGCAAGCTTATCAAGCCGACAGGGATAAAAGTCAGCCGTATCGCAAGCGGAGTGCCTGTCGGAGGCGATCTGGAATATATCGATGAGGTGACCCTGCTGAGGGCGCTGGAAGGAAGAACCGAAATCTAA
- a CDS encoding LacI family DNA-binding transcriptional regulator: protein MGKKKVTSTDIARAAGVSQSTVSMVLNKKYNVSFSKETVRKVEEAAEALGYAAPGRKSRRGSRKERLLVVFCSNLTNPYYVMLLQGIESRAKEQGFGLFVCNTQRDLRMEERYLKMMWELRPLGIIYTCNPSECFMGLVEELSVHIPVAIINNQNEKLNVDAVELDNSKLGRMMARHLLELGHRNVAYIAPPLTVRQKQRSKRVEGFLKEFAEAGIKENVIIKAAKEELDLDIAHIDSEYKIGYDLTKELLSETKDITAIVGLNDMIAFGILDALYEAKIKVPGDMSVMGCDNTLFARMHKVALTTIEHFVIFKGRDACDIIMKKIASHNSKYSEIEPISTYHVEYEPKLIVRGTTSYVRRRKKK, encoded by the coding sequence ATGGGAAAAAAGAAGGTTACATCTACGGATATTGCCAGGGCGGCGGGGGTATCTCAGTCGACGGTGTCCATGGTGCTGAATAAAAAGTATAATGTATCTTTTTCTAAGGAGACGGTCCGGAAGGTGGAGGAGGCGGCAGAGGCGCTTGGTTATGCGGCGCCGGGCAGAAAGAGCCGAAGAGGGAGCCGGAAAGAAAGGCTTCTTGTCGTCTTCTGTTCTAATCTGACAAATCCTTATTATGTCATGCTGCTGCAGGGGATCGAGTCCCGTGCCAAGGAGCAGGGGTTCGGCCTGTTCGTATGCAACACCCAGCGGGATCTGCGGATGGAAGAGCGGTATCTGAAGATGATGTGGGAGCTCCGGCCGCTGGGGATCATCTACACGTGCAATCCGAGTGAATGCTTTATGGGGCTGGTAGAAGAATTGTCTGTGCATATTCCGGTTGCCATCATCAACAACCAGAATGAGAAATTGAATGTGGATGCGGTCGAACTGGACAATTCCAAGCTGGGCCGTATGATGGCGCGCCATCTACTGGAGCTGGGCCACCGGAATGTGGCTTACATCGCCCCTCCTCTGACAGTCAGGCAGAAGCAGCGCTCCAAACGGGTGGAAGGATTTTTGAAAGAGTTTGCCGAAGCGGGCATTAAAGAAAATGTCATTATAAAGGCGGCAAAGGAAGAACTGGACCTGGACATCGCCCATATCGATTCTGAGTATAAGATCGGTTATGACCTGACAAAGGAGCTGCTGAGCGAGACGAAGGACATTACCGCCATAGTAGGGCTCAATGACATGATCGCGTTTGGAATTCTGGATGCTCTTTACGAGGCCAAGATCAAGGTTCCCGGCGACATGTCCGTGATGGGATGCGACAATACACTTTTTGCGCGCATGCATAAAGTGGCGCTGACGACGATCGAGCATTTCGTCATATTTAAAGGCCGGGACGCCTGCGACATTATTATGAAGAAAATAGCCTCCCACAACTCGAAATATTCGGAGATCGAACCAATCAGCACTTATCATGTGGAATATGAGCCAAAGCTCATTGTGAGAGGGACGACATCTTATGTAAGAAGACGTAAGAAAAAATAA
- the fsa gene encoding fructose-6-phosphate aldolase encodes MKFFIDTANVEDIKKANDMGVICGVTTNPSLIAKEGRVFEEVIAEIASIVDGAISGEVKATTVDAEGMIAEGREIAKIHPNMVVKIPMTVEGLKACKVLSSEGIKTNVTLIFNANQALLAARAGAAYVSPFLGRLDDINVRGVDLISEIAEIFAVSGIDTEIIAASVRNPIHVTDCALAGADIATVPYKVIEQMTKHPLTDAGIEKFQADYRAVFGE; translated from the coding sequence ATGAAATTTTTCATCGACACAGCGAATGTAGAAGACATTAAAAAAGCAAATGACATGGGAGTGATCTGCGGGGTTACAACAAATCCTTCTCTCATTGCAAAAGAAGGAAGAGTATTTGAAGAAGTTATCGCTGAGATCGCATCTATCGTGGACGGCGCGATCAGCGGAGAAGTAAAAGCAACGACAGTTGACGCAGAAGGGATGATCGCGGAAGGACGTGAGATCGCAAAGATCCATCCGAACATGGTAGTAAAAATTCCTATGACAGTAGAAGGCTTAAAAGCTTGTAAAGTTCTTTCTTCCGAAGGCATCAAGACAAACGTGACATTGATCTTCAATGCAAACCAGGCGCTTCTGGCTGCAAGAGCAGGCGCGGCATACGTGTCACCATTCCTCGGCCGTCTGGACGACATCAACGTAAGAGGCGTGGACTTGATCAGTGAAATTGCAGAGATCTTTGCGGTATCCGGGATCGATACAGAAATCATCGCGGCAAGCGTCCGCAACCCGATCCATGTGACAGACTGTGCGCTTGCAGGCGCTGACATTGCGACAGTACCGTACAAAGTGATCGAGCAGATGACAAAGCATCCTCTCACAGACGCAGGCATTGAAAAGTTCCAGGCAGACTACAGAGCCGTATTTGGAGAATAA
- a CDS encoding transketolase produces MNKSELMKTANEIRKGVVTATHSAKSGHPGGSLSAADIYTYLYFEEMNIDPKDPKKADRDRFVLSKGHTAPGYYSTLAQRGFFPVEDLKTLRKVGSYLQGHPDMKHIPGVDMSSGSLGQGISAAVGMALSAKLSGDDYRVYTLLGDGEIQEGQVWEAAMLAAHRKLDNLVVIVDNNNLQIDGAIDEVNSPYPIDKKFEAFNFHVINIDGHDFDAIDAAFKEAKAVKGQPTAIIAKTVKGKGVSFMENQASWHGAAPNDEQYATAMADLEKAGEALCQK; encoded by the coding sequence ATGAATAAATCAGAGTTAATGAAGACTGCCAACGAAATCCGCAAAGGCGTGGTAACGGCGACACACAGCGCCAAATCCGGACACCCGGGCGGTTCGTTGTCAGCAGCAGATATCTATACATACCTTTATTTTGAAGAGATGAACATAGATCCGAAAGACCCTAAGAAGGCGGACAGAGACCGTTTCGTACTTTCCAAGGGACACACAGCGCCGGGGTACTATTCCACACTGGCACAGAGAGGATTTTTCCCGGTAGAAGACCTGAAGACACTGCGTAAAGTAGGTTCTTACCTTCAGGGACATCCGGATATGAAGCATATCCCGGGCGTAGATATGTCATCAGGTTCCCTCGGACAGGGAATCTCAGCGGCAGTCGGAATGGCGCTGTCCGCAAAACTTTCCGGCGATGACTACAGAGTATATACGCTGCTCGGAGACGGAGAGATCCAGGAAGGACAGGTCTGGGAGGCAGCCATGCTTGCGGCACACAGAAAACTGGACAATCTTGTGGTTATCGTTGACAATAATAACCTTCAGATCGACGGGGCGATTGATGAGGTAAATTCCCCATATCCGATCGATAAGAAGTTTGAAGCATTTAATTTCCACGTGATCAACATCGATGGACATGACTTTGATGCGATCGACGCGGCATTCAAAGAGGCAAAGGCGGTAAAAGGACAGCCAACCGCCATCATCGCCAAGACAGTTAAAGGAAAAGGCGTATCCTTTATGGAGAACCAGGCGTCATGGCACGGGGCAGCTCCAAATGATGAGCAGTATGCAACAGCTATGGCAGATTTAGAGAAAGCAGGTGAAGCATTATGTCAGAAGTAA
- a CDS encoding transketolase family protein produces MSEVKKIATRESYGNALVELGNKHEDVVVLDADLAAATKTGTFKKAFPERHIDCGIAECNMIGVAAGIATTGKVPFASSFAMFAAGRAFEQVRNSVGYPKLNVKIGATHAGISVGEDGATHQCNEDIALMRTIPGMVVINPSDDVEAKAAVEAAYEHVGPVYLRFGRLAVPVINDKPDYKFELGKGVVLREGKDVTIVATGLPVSNCLEAAEKLAADGIDAKVINIHTIKPLDEELIAEAAKETGKIVTVEEHSVIGGLGSAVCDVVAEKAPAKVLKIGINDTYGESGPAVELVKKYGLDADSIYEKVKAFC; encoded by the coding sequence ATGTCAGAAGTAAAGAAGATCGCAACAAGAGAAAGCTACGGTAATGCTTTGGTTGAACTGGGAAATAAACATGAGGATGTAGTTGTGCTTGACGCCGACCTCGCTGCGGCTACCAAGACAGGTACATTTAAGAAGGCGTTCCCGGAGCGTCACATCGACTGCGGAATAGCAGAGTGCAACATGATCGGCGTGGCGGCAGGGATCGCAACGACAGGGAAAGTGCCTTTCGCAAGTTCCTTTGCCATGTTTGCGGCGGGACGCGCGTTCGAGCAGGTAAGAAATTCTGTAGGCTACCCGAAGTTAAATGTTAAGATCGGTGCGACTCACGCCGGTATCTCTGTCGGAGAAGACGGAGCGACCCACCAGTGTAATGAAGATATCGCGCTTATGAGAACGATCCCGGGAATGGTAGTCATCAATCCATCCGACGATGTGGAGGCAAAAGCAGCGGTAGAGGCAGCTTATGAGCACGTAGGACCAGTGTACCTCAGATTCGGAAGGCTGGCAGTTCCGGTTATCAACGACAAGCCGGACTATAAATTTGAACTCGGCAAAGGCGTGGTACTCAGAGAAGGCAAGGATGTGACGATCGTTGCAACCGGCCTTCCGGTATCAAACTGTCTCGAGGCAGCTGAGAAGCTGGCGGCAGACGGAATCGACGCAAAGGTTATCAACATCCACACGATCAAGCCTCTTGATGAGGAACTGATCGCAGAGGCTGCAAAAGAGACAGGCAAGATCGTGACCGTAGAGGAGCATTCTGTTATCGGCGGTCTTGGAAGCGCAGTGTGCGATGTAGTGGCAGAGAAGGCGCCCGCCAAGGTTTTGAAGATCGGTATCAATGATACATACGGCGAATCAGGCCCGGCAGTAGAGCTGGTGAAGAAATACGGCCTGGACGCTGACAGCATCTATGAGAAAGTAAAAGCATTCTGTTAA
- a CDS encoding phosphohydrolase, with protein MIKKLHGLRRKWKDDFYDSIKDVARHPVVLRMKLYPHHGNTNCYQHCMNVAYYNYLWCRFFHLDAESAARAGMLHDLFLYDWHTHAARTGDKFHGLTHPDVSFRNASRLYKLNKVEKDIIRNRMWPVTFFRFPRTKEGWVTTVTDKYCGACETSRRK; from the coding sequence ATGATAAAAAAACTGCACGGACTGCGCCGGAAATGGAAGGACGACTTTTACGACAGTATAAAAGATGTAGCCCGTCATCCGGTGGTACTTAGGATGAAGCTGTATCCTCACCACGGAAACACGAACTGCTACCAGCACTGCATGAATGTTGCCTACTACAACTATCTATGGTGCCGGTTCTTTCATCTTGACGCAGAGTCGGCGGCCCGCGCCGGCATGCTGCACGATCTGTTCCTGTACGACTGGCATACACACGCCGCAAGGACCGGTGACAAGTTTCACGGACTGACACACCCGGATGTGTCATTTAGAAATGCTTCAAGGCTGTACAAACTGAATAAAGTAGAGAAAGATATTATACGGAATCGTATGTGGCCGGTGACATTTTTCCGCTTTCCAAGGACAAAAGAAGGATGGGTTACGACCGTTACAGACAAGTATTGCGGCGCCTGTGAAACAAGCCGTCGAAAATAA
- a CDS encoding LysM peptidoglycan-binding domain-containing protein: MEKQFPKNVRQIGNVSDEPKIYVEDYVDTYLSQLREKAAETAIGAALVGEIQSLEDQNVVYISGAIQMKELEVKGTEINIEEETWKQLEEDKKEYFPSKELVGWCLIETGHPMGLNSGVKKVHEASFSTENSIFIWKDALETDEIYYAYKYHELMQMGGHYIYYEKNPSMQNYMINTRKKIGVTPSEVVEDRAAKDFRSAVREKMEYKEQKGSSKFTYATSVLLVVVVLAIGISTVNNFDKMEAVQTSLESLSQSVNKPESKTGTVNENEGEDPDKNAAADDTKAEDTDAKDKEVSGGTVPETSTIQEQLGDEDYYVVQKGDTLDSISVKLYGNTSHVEAICKMNGLSDGNLIFIGQKLLLP; this comes from the coding sequence ATGGAGAAACAATTTCCCAAGAATGTAAGGCAGATAGGGAACGTCAGCGATGAGCCTAAGATATATGTAGAAGACTATGTAGACACCTATTTGAGCCAACTGCGTGAGAAAGCGGCAGAGACAGCCATAGGGGCTGCCCTTGTCGGAGAGATCCAGTCTCTGGAAGACCAGAATGTGGTCTACATATCAGGGGCGATACAGATGAAAGAGCTGGAAGTCAAAGGGACGGAGATAAACATAGAAGAAGAGACATGGAAACAGCTGGAGGAGGATAAGAAGGAATACTTCCCGTCAAAAGAGCTGGTGGGCTGGTGCCTGATCGAGACCGGACATCCCATGGGGCTCAACAGCGGCGTAAAGAAAGTGCACGAGGCTTCGTTTTCCACGGAAAACAGCATATTTATCTGGAAGGACGCACTGGAGACGGACGAGATATATTATGCTTATAAATACCATGAGCTGATGCAGATGGGGGGACACTATATTTACTATGAAAAAAATCCTTCCATGCAGAATTATATGATAAATACACGTAAAAAGATCGGCGTTACACCCAGTGAAGTGGTTGAGGATCGAGCTGCAAAGGATTTTCGTAGTGCAGTAAGGGAGAAGATGGAATATAAAGAGCAGAAAGGCAGTTCCAAATTCACTTACGCTACGAGCGTACTGCTTGTTGTAGTAGTACTGGCGATTGGTATCTCAACCGTTAATAACTTCGATAAAATGGAAGCTGTCCAGACATCGCTTGAGTCATTGTCACAGTCAGTGAACAAACCGGAGAGCAAGACAGGGACCGTCAACGAAAACGAGGGAGAAGATCCGGATAAAAATGCTGCCGCAGATGATACGAAGGCTGAGGATACAGACGCAAAAGATAAAGAAGTTTCCGGAGGAACGGTTCCGGAAACTTCTACTATTCAGGAGCAGCTCGGCGATGAAGACTACTATGTAGTCCAAAAGGGCGACACCCTGGACAGTATAAGCGTGAAGTTATATGGAAATACCTCCCACGTGGAGGCGATCTGCAAGATGAACGGACTGTCTGACGGCAACCTTATTTTCATCGGACAAAAATTGTTATTACCATAG
- a CDS encoding DUF5711 family protein, protein MLHRRNKNLRVVSESGDPTDAIIDQIMTELNSEDNPVENMEAQIKQHKIRFRRRIIIAGAAVVAAAVGIYLLIHLQTYTEARVSDTYTIKGAANNSYEEFADGVLKYSRDGVAYLNHKGEEEWNQPYQIKNPFIDVCQESAALADKGGNDIMVFKKDGLKGEIHTTLPIEKVSVSGQGIVSVILKNESSPKVICYDTAGNVLVEIKASLAGAGYPVDVALSEDGEVMLVSYLYTQDGKITSKAVYYNFGEAGEEKADRQVASKEYEGTIMPSAFFMKGKTSAVVGDDRLVIYKGLDKPEEQVSVRIKKEIKSVFHNEKYIGMVLKNEGKEGYELRLYNAKGRQIMTKDFTGDYSEVKLSGSQVIMYDGKKCTIFLRTGVKKFDGELKSNIMEMFPIAGVNKYIVMNADGMEVVRLVK, encoded by the coding sequence ATGTTACACAGAAGAAATAAAAACTTGCGTGTAGTAAGTGAATCTGGAGATCCGACAGATGCAATTATTGACCAGATAATGACGGAGTTAAACAGTGAAGACAATCCCGTTGAAAATATGGAGGCACAGATCAAACAGCATAAAATAAGATTCAGACGGCGTATCATAATAGCCGGAGCGGCTGTTGTGGCGGCGGCCGTCGGCATCTACCTCCTCATACATCTGCAGACATACACTGAGGCAAGAGTCAGCGACACTTATACGATCAAAGGGGCTGCCAACAACAGCTATGAAGAATTCGCGGACGGAGTGCTCAAGTACAGCAGAGACGGCGTGGCGTATCTGAACCACAAAGGGGAGGAAGAATGGAACCAGCCGTACCAGATCAAAAATCCGTTTATAGACGTGTGCCAGGAGTCCGCCGCTCTTGCGGATAAAGGCGGAAACGACATTATGGTTTTCAAAAAGGACGGGCTGAAAGGGGAGATCCACACAACATTGCCGATAGAGAAGGTGTCAGTGTCAGGGCAGGGGATCGTGAGTGTGATATTAAAAAACGAATCTTCCCCGAAAGTAATATGCTACGACACAGCGGGAAATGTGCTCGTTGAGATAAAGGCTTCTCTGGCAGGGGCAGGTTATCCTGTTGATGTGGCGCTGTCGGAGGACGGAGAAGTCATGCTCGTATCTTACCTGTACACGCAGGACGGCAAAATAACGTCAAAGGCCGTATATTATAATTTTGGAGAGGCAGGGGAGGAGAAAGCGGACCGCCAGGTAGCGTCCAAAGAATATGAAGGAACGATCATGCCGTCGGCCTTTTTTATGAAGGGGAAGACTTCTGCGGTCGTAGGCGATGACAGGCTCGTTATATATAAAGGACTGGACAAACCGGAGGAACAGGTGAGTGTCAGGATCAAAAAAGAAATAAAAAGCGTGTTCCACAATGAGAAATATATAGGGATGGTTCTTAAAAACGAAGGCAAAGAGGGGTATGAGCTCCGGCTTTATAATGCCAAAGGCCGCCAGATAATGACCAAAGATTTTACCGGGGATTACAGCGAGGTGAAACTGAGCGGAAGCCAGGTGATCATGTATGACGGCAAAAAGTGCACGATCTTTTTGAGGACCGGAGTCAAAAAGTTTGACGGAGAGCTGAAGTCCAATATAATGGAGATGTTCCCGATAGCAGGAGTAAATAAATACATTGTGATGAATGCAGACGGAATGGAAGTAGTCCGGCTTGTAAAATAA